One Nitrospina watsonii DNA segment encodes these proteins:
- the crcB gene encoding fluoride efflux transporter CrcB, which produces MQLVLLIGLGGFAGAILRFWVSGWIQNGLVTFPLGTLGVNFIGSFILSLIMYLSEFKGVFSEETRIFLTIGVLGSFTTMSTFGYESFKLLEQNQMGLFGLNVVGSVTLALLGVYLGRLISVNI; this is translated from the coding sequence ATGCAACTGGTACTGCTGATCGGGCTGGGCGGATTTGCCGGTGCGATTTTAAGATTCTGGGTGAGCGGCTGGATTCAAAACGGCCTCGTCACGTTTCCCCTGGGCACGCTGGGCGTGAACTTCATCGGCAGTTTCATCCTCAGCCTCATCATGTACCTGTCGGAATTCAAGGGCGTGTTCAGCGAAGAAACACGCATCTTCCTGACCATCGGCGTGTTGGGATCTTTCACCACCATGTCCACCTTCGGCTACGAATCCTTCAAACTGCTGGAGCAAAACCAAATGGGCCTGTTCGGCCTCAACGTCGTGGGATCGGTCACCCTGGCGCTTCTGGGCGTGTACCTGGGCCGGCTGATCTCGGTGAACATCTAG
- a CDS encoding DUF190 domain-containing protein codes for MKKETEAVLLRIFIGEDDRHQGKPLYKYLVELFRREGLAGATVLRGVDGFGKTSHYHTTSILRLSTDLPMVIELVDTPEKIERILPKLEGVVTKGLITEEKVTIVFYAGDEPRSR; via the coding sequence ATGAAAAAAGAAACCGAAGCCGTCTTGCTGCGGATCTTCATCGGCGAAGACGACCGCCACCAGGGCAAACCGCTTTACAAATACCTCGTCGAACTGTTCCGCAGGGAAGGGCTCGCCGGGGCCACGGTGCTGCGCGGCGTGGACGGCTTCGGCAAAACCAGCCATTACCACACCACCTCCATCCTGCGTCTTTCCACGGATCTGCCCATGGTCATCGAGCTCGTGGACACGCCCGAAAAAATCGAGCGCATCCTGCCGAAACTCGAAGGCGTCGTCACCAAGGGCCTGATCACTGAGGAAAAAGTCACCATCGTTTTTTACGCTGGCGACGAACCCCGGAGCCGCTAG
- a CDS encoding alginate export family protein codes for MRQSICIYLILAAVFLTGTPLWVSAKADRPSYNQSRYEEDYSFLRDASRRTDYLDSLKFIPADERGEIYFSIGGETRQHFEYIDNENWGARSQDDNGWYLQRYLLHTDFHVRDRFRLFFQLQTGTESGRAGGPRGVDEDRMDVNQLFADFKISGGGSSDFTLRFGRQEIVFGARRFFNYRERPNLRLSHDAAMLTWQDAATTVTGFVARPVQISRDFFDNNSGNEQSWWGLYGVHKTGWSVFPNFDLYYVGLNHEAHAFDQGVANETRHTLGTRLWGEEGALDYDVEFVYQFGTFGDSQIRAWAVASDTGYTVPLAGERSARLSVRADVYSGDNNRNDGDLNAFNPMFPKGKHISQSAPVGLINTYQLQPRITLKWDRHWSATASAMFVWRESLNDGVYSIGNGLLRTGQQNRSRYVGTQQEVEVKYQFDRHLDIKAIYNYFESGSFIEQGPFGKDIVYWSGMLTYRF; via the coding sequence ATGCGACAGTCGATTTGTATTTATTTGATTCTTGCTGCAGTGTTTTTAACTGGAACTCCCCTCTGGGTTTCGGCCAAGGCCGACCGTCCTTCTTATAACCAATCCCGGTACGAAGAAGATTACTCGTTTTTGCGGGACGCCTCCCGGCGGACCGATTACCTGGATTCCCTCAAATTCATTCCCGCCGATGAACGGGGTGAGATTTATTTTTCCATAGGCGGCGAAACCCGCCAACACTTCGAATACATCGATAACGAAAACTGGGGGGCGAGGTCGCAGGACGACAACGGCTGGTACCTCCAACGTTACCTCCTGCACACGGATTTCCATGTGCGTGACCGGTTCCGTCTGTTCTTTCAATTGCAGACGGGCACCGAATCGGGGCGCGCCGGCGGGCCGCGCGGTGTCGATGAAGACCGCATGGACGTCAATCAGCTGTTCGCCGACTTCAAGATTTCCGGCGGCGGTTCTTCCGACTTCACGTTGCGTTTCGGGCGGCAGGAAATCGTTTTCGGGGCGCGCCGTTTCTTCAATTACCGCGAACGGCCCAACCTGCGCCTCAGCCACGACGCCGCCATGCTGACCTGGCAGGACGCGGCGACCACCGTCACCGGATTCGTGGCGCGGCCGGTGCAGATCTCGCGCGATTTCTTCGATAACAACTCGGGCAATGAGCAGAGTTGGTGGGGATTGTACGGCGTGCACAAAACAGGCTGGAGTGTGTTCCCTAACTTCGACCTGTATTACGTCGGACTCAATCACGAGGCGCACGCATTCGACCAGGGAGTCGCCAATGAAACGCGCCATACCCTCGGCACGCGGTTGTGGGGAGAGGAAGGCGCGCTCGATTACGATGTCGAGTTCGTGTACCAGTTCGGCACCTTCGGCGATTCACAAATTCGCGCGTGGGCGGTCGCCTCGGATACAGGGTACACCGTGCCATTGGCCGGGGAACGCTCAGCGCGGCTTAGTGTGCGCGCCGATGTGTACAGCGGCGACAACAATCGGAACGACGGCGACCTCAACGCCTTCAACCCGATGTTTCCCAAGGGAAAGCACATCAGTCAGAGTGCGCCGGTGGGGTTGATCAACACCTACCAACTGCAACCGCGCATCACGTTGAAGTGGGACCGGCACTGGTCGGCGACGGCCAGCGCCATGTTCGTGTGGCGCGAATCGTTGAACGATGGCGTTTATTCCATCGGCAACGGCCTGTTGCGAACCGGACAGCAGAACCGCTCGCGGTACGTCGGCACGCAGCAGGAAGTGGAGGTCAAGTACCAGTTCGACCGTCATCTCGATATCAAGGCGATTTACAACTACTTTGAATCGGGATCGTTCATCGAACAGGGGCCGTTTGGCAAGGACATCGTGTACTGGAGCGGCATGCTCACGTACCGGTTCTAG
- the gdhA gene encoding NADP-specific glutamate dehydrogenase, translating to MPAKLKMELNKFMEGFVKRNPGEPEFYQAVQEVAASVIPHVNEHPKYIKARILERLSEPDRIIIFRVCWEDDKGTYRVNRGYRVQHSNAIGPYKGGLRFHPAVNLSVLKFLAFEQTFKNSLTTLPMGAAKGGSNFDPKGKSEREVMRFCQAFMTELCKHIGNNIDIPAGDIGVGTREISFMFGQWKRLKNEFTGALTGKGLEFGGSHIRKEATGYGCAYFMEAMLKHRGDGIKGKTCVVSGSGNVAIFTAEKLIDLGAKVVTLSDSAGTIHDKDGITQEKLEFIKDLKLFKKGRIAEYAEKFDGSYHAGKKPWGVKCDLAFPCATQNELFQDDAKELAKNGCVAVAEGANMPCTPEAIRVFQEERILYAPGKASNAGGVAVSGLEMTQNTTYMAWSGEDVDLLLKGIMADIHQQCINYGVVDGGYIDYSKGANLAGFKKVADAMMAYGVL from the coding sequence ATGCCCGCAAAGCTGAAGATGGAGTTGAACAAGTTCATGGAAGGGTTCGTCAAGCGCAACCCCGGTGAACCGGAGTTTTACCAGGCGGTTCAGGAAGTGGCGGCCTCGGTCATTCCCCATGTCAACGAACACCCTAAATACATCAAGGCCCGCATCCTGGAACGGCTGTCGGAGCCGGACCGCATCATCATCTTCCGCGTCTGCTGGGAAGACGATAAGGGCACGTACCGCGTCAACCGCGGCTACCGGGTGCAGCACAGCAACGCCATCGGTCCGTACAAGGGCGGCCTGCGGTTTCATCCGGCGGTGAACCTGAGTGTGCTCAAGTTCCTCGCTTTCGAACAGACATTCAAAAACAGCCTGACCACGTTGCCGATGGGGGCGGCGAAGGGCGGTTCCAACTTCGATCCGAAAGGCAAATCGGAACGCGAGGTCATGCGATTCTGTCAGGCGTTCATGACCGAGCTGTGCAAACACATCGGCAATAACATCGACATCCCCGCAGGCGACATCGGCGTCGGCACGCGCGAAATCAGTTTCATGTTCGGCCAGTGGAAACGCCTGAAAAACGAATTCACCGGCGCATTGACGGGCAAGGGGCTGGAGTTCGGCGGCAGTCACATCCGCAAGGAAGCCACCGGTTACGGTTGCGCGTACTTCATGGAGGCCATGCTGAAACACCGCGGTGACGGCATCAAAGGCAAAACCTGCGTGGTATCGGGGTCGGGCAACGTCGCCATATTCACGGCGGAAAAACTGATCGATCTCGGCGCGAAGGTGGTGACGCTCTCAGATTCCGCCGGTACCATTCACGACAAGGACGGCATCACCCAGGAAAAACTGGAGTTCATCAAAGACCTGAAGCTGTTCAAAAAAGGACGCATTGCGGAGTATGCCGAGAAGTTTGATGGCTCGTACCATGCCGGGAAGAAACCCTGGGGCGTGAAGTGCGATCTGGCCTTTCCCTGCGCCACGCAGAATGAGTTGTTTCAGGATGACGCCAAGGAGTTGGCGAAAAATGGTTGCGTTGCCGTGGCCGAGGGTGCCAATATGCCCTGCACGCCGGAGGCAATCCGCGTGTTTCAGGAGGAGCGTATATTGTATGCTCCGGGCAAGGCGTCGAATGCGGGCGGCGTTGCGGTGTCGGGATTGGAAATGACCCAGAACACCACCTACATGGCCTGGTCCGGTGAAGATGTGGATTTGCTATTGAAGGGGATCATGGCGGACATTCACCAGCAATGCATCAATTATGGTGTGGTGGATGGCGGTTACATCGATTATTCGAAAGGCGCCAATCTGGCGGGATTCAAAAAAGTGGCTGACGCGATGATGGCATATGGAGTGCTCTAA
- a CDS encoding response regulator transcription factor, with the protein MTKGKKLLLVEDEKHLAKGLAFNLEKEGYQVTIVEDGESALNRYGTDDFEMMILDLMLPGMGGLEVARKIRETDYRFPILMLTAKSTEEDRTEGLEAGADDYLTKPFHLPELLLRVKGILRRKQWYQQVSQKNDVYEFGDMWIDFQTGKARGQDGEFYLTSKEIMIMNLLIANQGKPVSREELLEKVWGYAPDTETRTVDNFIARLRKHFEKKPQKPQFIQTVREKGYQFDVEG; encoded by the coding sequence ATGACAAAAGGAAAAAAACTGCTTCTTGTTGAAGATGAAAAGCATCTGGCGAAAGGACTCGCCTTCAACCTGGAAAAAGAGGGATACCAGGTCACCATCGTAGAAGACGGAGAATCGGCTCTGAACCGCTACGGGACCGACGATTTCGAAATGATGATCCTGGACCTCATGCTGCCCGGCATGGGCGGGTTGGAAGTGGCCCGTAAAATCCGCGAAACCGATTATCGCTTTCCCATCCTGATGCTGACGGCCAAGTCTACGGAGGAGGACCGGACGGAAGGACTGGAAGCGGGCGCGGACGATTACCTCACCAAACCGTTTCACCTGCCGGAGCTGCTGTTGCGCGTCAAGGGCATTCTGCGCCGCAAGCAGTGGTATCAGCAGGTGTCGCAAAAGAACGACGTGTACGAATTCGGCGACATGTGGATCGACTTTCAAACCGGAAAGGCCCGCGGCCAGGACGGCGAGTTTTATCTCACGTCGAAGGAAATCATGATCATGAACCTGCTCATCGCCAATCAAGGCAAGCCGGTGTCGCGGGAAGAATTGCTGGAAAAAGTCTGGGGTTATGCGCCGGATACGGAAACGCGCACGGTGGACAATTTCATCGCGCGGCTGCGCAAACATTTCGAAAAGAAACCGCAGAAACCCCAGTTCATCCAGACGGTGCGTGAAAAGGGGTACCAGTTCGATGTCGAAGGATAA
- a CDS encoding sensor histidine kinase, whose amino-acid sequence MAILSKVRTLFHPIIVFIGVQIAWVFLMAIWINWYLKNRQDFQEFAQRLRPELFSPDLNWVILIEGCVLMLFILGGVMIMFVYYNKQARLNRMQSDFISSVSHELKSPLASIQLYLETMKYQKLSPEEARDFVETMLSDTDRLSALIENILEASSPESKNMQLQLKPVEMKPFLEEVVRSHQRQFEEKNCYAELKIEDAPTLSLDKRAMRMVFNNLIGNALRYTSSGRPFKIRMWRQGKFCQIDFIDHGIGMGEKDRKKVFKKFYRVRNPETQNIEGAGLGLYICHEIVKNHKGQIEVNSEGKDKGCVFTVLLPANGNAPVSAGRS is encoded by the coding sequence TTGGCTATCCTGAGCAAAGTGCGGACCCTGTTTCACCCGATCATCGTCTTCATCGGGGTCCAGATCGCGTGGGTGTTCCTGATGGCGATCTGGATCAACTGGTACCTGAAGAACCGCCAGGACTTTCAGGAGTTTGCCCAGCGTCTCCGTCCGGAACTGTTTTCCCCGGACCTCAACTGGGTCATCCTCATCGAGGGATGCGTGCTGATGCTGTTCATCCTGGGCGGGGTCATGATCATGTTCGTCTATTACAACAAGCAGGCCCGGCTGAACCGCATGCAGAGCGATTTCATCTCCAGTGTGTCCCACGAGTTGAAATCGCCGCTGGCGTCCATCCAGCTTTATCTGGAGACGATGAAGTATCAGAAACTCTCGCCCGAAGAGGCGCGTGATTTTGTGGAAACGATGCTGTCGGACACCGACCGCCTTTCGGCCCTCATCGAAAACATCCTCGAGGCCAGCAGTCCCGAATCGAAAAACATGCAGCTGCAACTGAAACCGGTCGAGATGAAACCGTTTCTCGAAGAGGTGGTGCGCAGCCATCAACGTCAGTTTGAGGAAAAGAACTGTTACGCCGAATTAAAGATTGAGGACGCGCCCACGTTGAGCCTGGACAAGCGGGCCATGCGCATGGTGTTCAACAATCTCATCGGCAACGCTCTCAGGTATACCTCTTCCGGCCGGCCGTTCAAAATCCGCATGTGGCGGCAGGGCAAGTTCTGCCAGATCGATTTCATCGATCACGGCATCGGCATGGGCGAAAAGGACCGCAAAAAAGTTTTTAAAAAATTCTATCGGGTCCGCAATCCCGAAACGCAGAATATCGAGGGTGCGGGACTGGGACTTTATATCTGCCATGAAATCGTTAAGAACCACAAAGGACAGATCGAAGTGAATAGTGAAGGCAAGGACAAGGGTTGCGTGTTTACGGTGTTGCTGCCGGCGAACGGGAACGCACCGGTGTCCGCCGGCCGTTCCTGA
- a CDS encoding acyl-CoA desaturase, with protein sequence MGEIREFNPKYRFSMGNVYYFGFLHAMALLAVFPFAFSWSAVAVMLVLNWMTASLGICLGFHRYLTHRSFEMPKWVAYFFVFIGTLACENGPIKWVGQHRMHHASSDTDGDPHSAARGFWWSHIGWMFYVHTDFDDEQKLRDYTKDFNDDKFYQFLENHFIKIQIAFGLVLFAIGGLPWVIWGIFVRLVLVYHQTWLVNSASHMFGYKNFKLQKDLSTNCWWVGALAFGEGWHNNHHAFPSSARHGLHPWEIDMTWMAISLLRKLGLATNLKVVQIQPKESAADEYYQGELVKQAA encoded by the coding sequence ATGGGCGAAATTCGAGAGTTCAACCCCAAATACCGGTTCAGCATGGGCAACGTCTATTATTTTGGTTTCCTGCACGCGATGGCGTTGCTGGCCGTGTTCCCGTTTGCGTTTTCGTGGAGCGCCGTGGCCGTCATGCTGGTGCTCAACTGGATGACCGCTTCCCTGGGCATCTGTCTCGGATTCCATCGGTACCTGACCCACCGCAGTTTTGAGATGCCCAAATGGGTGGCTTACTTCTTCGTGTTCATCGGCACCCTGGCCTGCGAAAACGGCCCCATCAAATGGGTCGGCCAGCACCGCATGCATCACGCCAGTTCCGACACCGACGGCGACCCGCACAGCGCGGCACGCGGTTTCTGGTGGTCGCACATCGGCTGGATGTTTTACGTGCACACGGACTTCGATGACGAGCAGAAGCTTCGGGATTACACGAAAGACTTCAACGACGACAAATTTTACCAGTTCCTGGAAAACCACTTCATCAAGATCCAGATTGCATTCGGCCTGGTGTTGTTCGCCATCGGCGGTCTGCCGTGGGTGATCTGGGGCATCTTCGTGCGCCTGGTTCTGGTTTACCATCAGACCTGGCTGGTGAACAGTGCGTCGCATATGTTCGGTTACAAAAACTTCAAGCTGCAGAAAGACCTGTCCACCAACTGCTGGTGGGTGGGAGCCTTGGCTTTCGGTGAAGGCTGGCACAACAACCATCATGCTTTCCCCAGCTCGGCGCGCCATGGCCTGCACCCGTGGGAAATCGACATGACCTGGATGGCCATCAGCCTGCTCCGCAAACTGGGCCTGGCCACCAATCTCAAGGTGGTACAAATCCAGCCGAAAGAATCCGCAGCGGATGAATATTATCAGGGAGAACTCGTCAAGCAGGCGGCCTGA
- a CDS encoding MgtC/SapB family protein gives MDIEWLIDGEVLLRLVLAVVLGGVVGIEREMHGRPAGFRTHIVVCLGATVMILGTEYYPQQMESGNILDLNRMSAGIITGIGFLGGGAILRESSMIRGLTTAGCIWFVAGLGIVIGKGIYPLALWSTLFVFVMLFFFRFVGDWMPIDQFKGVVVKTRLEQYEGVRKGCGEAFKSYGFTVDDTHFKMDNGKGEAEIDYRLSFKKGADREAALLRISQLEGVQEVRG, from the coding sequence ATGGACATCGAATGGCTGATTGACGGAGAGGTGCTGTTGCGGTTGGTGTTGGCGGTCGTTCTGGGCGGCGTGGTGGGCATAGAACGGGAGATGCACGGACGCCCCGCCGGGTTCCGCACCCACATCGTGGTCTGCCTGGGGGCGACGGTGATGATCCTGGGGACGGAGTATTACCCGCAGCAGATGGAATCGGGAAACATCCTCGACCTCAACCGCATGTCGGCGGGCATCATCACCGGCATCGGTTTTCTGGGAGGCGGCGCCATCCTCCGGGAATCGAGCATGATCCGCGGCCTCACCACGGCCGGGTGCATCTGGTTCGTCGCCGGGCTGGGCATCGTCATCGGCAAGGGCATTTATCCCCTGGCGTTGTGGTCGACGTTATTCGTGTTTGTGATGTTGTTTTTTTTCCGGTTTGTCGGCGACTGGATGCCCATCGATCAATTCAAAGGAGTGGTCGTCAAAACCAGGCTGGAACAGTACGAAGGGGTGCGGAAGGGATGCGGAGAAGCGTTCAAAAGCTACGGATTCACGGTGGACGACACGCACTTCAAGATGGATAACGGCAAGGGCGAGGCGGAAATCGATTACCGGTTGTCGTTCAAAAAGGGAGCGGACCGTGAGGCCGCGTTGCTGCGCATTTCACAATTGGAAGGAGTGCAGGAAGTGCGCGGCTGA
- a CDS encoding DUF2797 domain-containing protein: MKLSGQLRKMQHESADPIQYFLSLDDKPVGINAALDRNLTLTFTGRITCVECGRTIKKTYDEGYCFPCARDLPENAMCAVRPERCEHETGNDRDREFFETYCKVDHFVYLSLTSSVKVGVTRHWNIPSRWIDQGAVQGVVIARTPERKLAGQIEVALAQNMSDKTNWRRMLKGEIDDVDLEEARGRVYDWFPQALRNYFLDSEPVQSLNYPVLAVPPKIVSHNLDKENTLTGHLTGIKGQYLIFDNRVINLRKYAGYHVEFDWND, translated from the coding sequence ATGAAACTATCCGGACAACTGCGCAAGATGCAGCACGAGTCGGCCGATCCCATCCAGTACTTCCTGAGTTTGGATGACAAGCCGGTCGGCATCAATGCCGCGCTCGACCGCAACCTGACCCTTACGTTCACCGGACGCATCACCTGTGTGGAATGCGGCCGCACCATCAAGAAAACCTACGACGAGGGCTACTGCTTTCCCTGCGCGCGCGATTTGCCGGAGAACGCCATGTGTGCGGTGCGGCCGGAACGCTGCGAACACGAAACGGGCAACGACCGCGACCGCGAATTTTTTGAAACGTATTGCAAGGTCGATCACTTCGTCTATCTGTCGCTGACGTCCTCGGTCAAAGTCGGAGTGACGCGCCACTGGAACATCCCGTCGCGCTGGATCGACCAGGGGGCGGTGCAGGGCGTGGTGATCGCGCGCACGCCGGAGCGCAAGCTGGCGGGACAGATCGAGGTGGCGCTGGCGCAAAACATGTCCGACAAGACCAACTGGCGGCGCATGCTCAAGGGCGAAATCGATGACGTCGATCTGGAGGAAGCGCGCGGGCGGGTGTACGACTGGTTCCCGCAAGCCCTGCGCAATTATTTTTTGGACAGCGAGCCGGTGCAGAGTTTGAACTATCCGGTGCTGGCGGTGCCTCCCAAAATCGTGAGCCACAATCTCGATAAGGAAAACACATTGACCGGCCACCTGACCGGCATCAAGGGGCAGTACCTGATCTTCGACAACCGGGTGATCAACCTGCGGAAGTATGCGGGCTACCACGTGGAATTCGACTGGAACGATTGA
- a CDS encoding inorganic phosphate transporter produces MDLGTFLLIFAVVACVYMACNIGANDVANAMGTSVGARSLTFRQAVLVAAVAEFAGALLVGGHVSDTVRKGMVDPALFADEPMDLVFGMIASLVAAAIWLNIASYLGWPVSTTHSIIGAVVGFGLVARGLVAVQWMKVGSIVLSWIVSPLMGGIVAFLIFRFITVKIFDKHNAVAAAKRVVPYLVFLVFVILANSMMYKGLKNLHLNLDFTRALTLSLLVGAVAYLIARMLVNKVTPPPTDDIHQQFQTTEHVFKYLQIITAFYVAFAHGANDVANAVGPLAAVVAILDSGAVHMKVEMPIWILGMGGTGIVFGLLIWGARVMETVGKRITEITPSRGFAAEFGAATVVLICSKMGLPISTTHTLVGSVIGVGMARGLASLNLNIIRQIIVSWFATVPFTAVLSMMVYEIFKMTLG; encoded by the coding sequence TTGGATTTAGGGACGTTTCTTCTGATCTTTGCGGTCGTGGCCTGCGTGTACATGGCTTGCAACATCGGAGCCAACGATGTGGCCAACGCCATGGGCACCAGCGTTGGCGCGCGCAGTCTCACGTTCCGGCAGGCGGTGCTGGTTGCTGCGGTGGCGGAGTTTGCGGGAGCGTTGCTGGTGGGCGGTCACGTCTCGGACACGGTGCGCAAGGGAATGGTGGACCCCGCTCTGTTCGCCGACGAACCGATGGACCTGGTTTTCGGGATGATCGCCTCGCTGGTGGCGGCGGCGATCTGGCTGAACATCGCCAGTTATCTCGGCTGGCCGGTCTCGACCACGCATTCGATCATCGGCGCGGTGGTTGGGTTCGGCCTGGTGGCGCGCGGTCTGGTGGCCGTGCAATGGATGAAAGTCGGTTCCATTGTGCTCAGTTGGATCGTGTCTCCGTTGATGGGGGGCATCGTCGCCTTTCTGATATTCCGCTTCATCACGGTTAAAATTTTCGACAAACACAACGCCGTGGCGGCGGCCAAGCGCGTGGTGCCCTATCTGGTGTTTCTGGTCTTCGTGATCCTGGCCAATTCCATGATGTACAAGGGCCTCAAGAACCTCCACCTCAATCTGGATTTTACGCGGGCACTCACGCTGTCCCTCCTCGTGGGCGCTGTCGCTTACCTCATTGCCAGAATGCTGGTGAATAAAGTAACGCCTCCCCCGACTGACGACATTCACCAGCAGTTCCAGACCACGGAACACGTGTTCAAATATTTACAGATCATCACCGCGTTTTATGTTGCCTTCGCGCATGGCGCCAACGACGTGGCCAATGCGGTCGGCCCGCTGGCGGCGGTGGTGGCCATTCTGGACAGTGGAGCGGTCCACATGAAAGTCGAAATGCCGATCTGGATTCTGGGGATGGGCGGCACCGGCATCGTGTTCGGGCTGTTGATCTGGGGGGCCCGGGTGATGGAGACCGTGGGCAAACGTATCACCGAAATCACGCCGTCGCGCGGCTTTGCGGCGGAGTTCGGCGCGGCCACGGTGGTGTTGATCTGTTCCAAAATGGGCCTCCCCATCTCCACCACCCACACGCTGGTGGGTTCCGTCATCGGCGTCGGCATGGCGCGCGGTTTGGCCAGCCTGAACCTTAATATCATCAGGCAGATCATCGTTTCCTGGTTCGCCACGGTGCCGTTCACGGCGGTTCTGTCGATGATGGTTTATGAGATTTTCAAAATGACTCTCGGCTGA
- a CDS encoding TIGR00153 family protein, with amino-acid sequence MRSILSMFAKSPFKPLVSHMDMVRSCVDQVKPLFAAQMNGQFDKVVAMSEKIVRLEHEADTIKSDIRNHLPQGIFLAVDRRDFLHLLSAQDDIADAVEDLGVLLRIKHLKMTEAMKEPLNELVEQVSAIAHNSCDLIHELNALLEASFGGVEAEKVEKGCHKLAEMEWEADRKQFHFAQTLFAQGDALSSADLLLWNEVSKKLGGVADKSEQIGKILRIFLAK; translated from the coding sequence ATGCGTTCCATCCTGTCGATGTTCGCCAAGTCGCCGTTCAAGCCGTTGGTGAGCCATATGGACATGGTCCGTTCGTGCGTGGACCAGGTCAAGCCCCTGTTTGCGGCCCAGATGAACGGGCAGTTCGACAAGGTGGTGGCGATGTCCGAAAAAATCGTTCGACTGGAGCATGAAGCCGACACCATCAAAAGCGATATCCGCAATCATTTGCCGCAGGGAATTTTTCTGGCGGTGGATCGGCGCGACTTTCTACACCTGTTGTCCGCTCAGGACGACATTGCCGACGCCGTGGAAGACCTGGGCGTGCTCCTGCGCATCAAGCATCTGAAGATGACAGAGGCCATGAAGGAACCACTCAACGAACTGGTCGAGCAGGTTTCGGCGATTGCCCACAATAGCTGCGACCTGATTCATGAGTTGAACGCCCTGCTGGAAGCTTCCTTCGGCGGCGTCGAAGCCGAGAAGGTGGAGAAGGGATGCCACAAACTGGCTGAGATGGAATGGGAAGCCGACCGCAAGCAGTTTCATTTCGCGCAAACCCTGTTTGCGCAGGGGGATGCATTGAGCTCTGCCGATTTGTTGCTCTGGAACGAGGTCAGCAAAAAGCTGGGTGGCGTTGCGGACAAATCGGAACAGATCGGAAAGATCCTGCGCATCTTCCTGGCCAAATAA
- a CDS encoding MBL fold metallo-hydrolase yields MSADNPFYFRQLLSGVDFARYDSSARSMANFIYLIGDAETRECVVVDPAWDIDTLLDIVAEDDMTLKGALITHYHPDHVGGHIFGMDILGLPELMERNPVPVYVNKHEADGVRQVTGISMSDIKQMDSEDTLKIGSIDISFLHTPGHTPGSQCFRVKDYLIAGDTLFLQGCGRVDLPGGDSEEMYRTLTQRLVKIQDGVVLYPGHNYGGKAAAPLGEVRETNTYLQLDSLAQWKMLMG; encoded by the coding sequence TTGAGTGCTGACAATCCGTTTTATTTCCGGCAACTGCTTTCCGGCGTCGATTTCGCCCGTTACGACAGCTCGGCGCGCAGCATGGCCAATTTCATTTACCTGATCGGCGACGCCGAAACGCGCGAGTGCGTGGTGGTCGATCCCGCCTGGGACATCGATACCCTGCTCGACATCGTCGCTGAAGACGACATGACGCTCAAGGGCGCGCTCATCACGCATTACCACCCGGACCACGTCGGCGGCCACATTTTCGGCATGGATATTCTCGGTCTGCCGGAGTTGATGGAGCGCAATCCCGTTCCCGTTTACGTGAATAAGCACGAGGCCGATGGCGTGCGCCAGGTGACGGGCATCTCGATGAGCGACATCAAGCAGATGGACAGCGAGGACACGTTGAAAATCGGTTCCATCGACATTTCCTTCCTGCACACGCCGGGGCACACGCCGGGATCGCAGTGCTTCCGCGTGAAGGATTACCTGATTGCCGGAGACACCTTGTTTTTGCAAGGTTGCGGGCGCGTCGATCTGCCCGGCGGCGACAGTGAGGAGATGTACCGGACGCTCACGCAGCGCCTCGTCAAAATTCAGGATGGGGTGGTGCTGTATCCCGGCCACAACTATGGCGGCAAGGCGGCGGCGCCTTTGGGCGAGGTGCGCGAGACCAACACGTATCTCCAATTGGACAGCCTGGCCCAGTGGAAAATGTTGATGGGATGA